The following proteins are encoded in a genomic region of Maribacter hydrothermalis:
- the trmD gene encoding tRNA (guanosine(37)-N1)-methyltransferase TrmD: protein MRIDIITVLPELISSPFEASILKRAIEKGLVEVHFHNLRDYTDTKYRNVDDYQFGGGAGMVLMIEPIDKCITELKSQRDYDEVIYMTPDGTTLNQKIANTLSLVENIIILCGHYKGVDQRVRDAFITKEISIGDYVLSGGELGAAVLCDTIIRLLPGVLNDETSALTDTFQDGLLAPPVYTRPAEYKGMNVPNVLLSGNFGKIEEWRENKAFERTEKLRPDLL, encoded by the coding sequence ATGCGAATAGATATAATAACCGTATTACCAGAATTAATCTCAAGTCCGTTTGAAGCATCCATTTTAAAAAGAGCCATAGAAAAAGGATTGGTAGAAGTACATTTTCATAATCTTAGAGATTACACGGATACTAAATACAGAAATGTTGACGATTATCAATTTGGTGGTGGAGCCGGTATGGTATTAATGATAGAACCTATAGATAAATGTATTACGGAATTAAAATCGCAACGAGATTATGATGAAGTTATCTATATGACTCCCGATGGTACTACATTAAATCAGAAAATTGCAAACACGCTGTCTTTGGTTGAAAACATCATAATTCTTTGCGGTCATTACAAAGGTGTTGACCAACGTGTGAGAGATGCATTCATTACCAAAGAAATATCTATTGGCGACTACGTGCTTTCTGGTGGAGAATTAGGTGCCGCCGTTCTATGCGATACTATAATAAGATTATTGCCAGGTGTTTTAAATGATGAAACCTCTGCATTAACAGATACTTTTCAAGATGGCTTACTGGCTCCGCCCGTATACACTAGACCAGCTGAATATAAAGGCATGAATGTACCTAATGTATTGCTTAGTGGAAATTTTGGTAAGATTGAAGAGTGGCGCGAAAACAAAGCTTTTGAACGTACCGAGAAATTACGACCCGATTTGCTTTAG
- a CDS encoding tRNA (guanine-N1)-methyltransferase codes for MKFYRILLFVAFLFATTQIFAQDNEADDDKLSLDQGPISNQFDYIAKRSGNYRADGVRYEVVKETNLFKIRENVLDSIVAMNKKTSELKSTIAEHETTITSLNKKLEETTTNLSSVTEEKDSMSFIGLAVSKGTYNFILWTIIGGLFLLLGLFIYKFRNSNILTQEAKQNLSDLEIEYEDHRRRSLEREQKISRQLQDELNKHKKTK; via the coding sequence ATGAAATTCTATAGAATACTGCTATTTGTGGCCTTTCTTTTTGCCACTACCCAAATATTTGCACAAGATAACGAAGCAGATGATGATAAGTTATCTTTAGATCAAGGCCCTATCAGTAATCAGTTCGATTATATTGCTAAACGCTCTGGAAATTATAGAGCTGATGGAGTACGATATGAAGTAGTAAAAGAAACCAACCTATTTAAGATTAGGGAAAATGTATTGGATTCAATCGTTGCAATGAATAAAAAGACTAGTGAGTTAAAGTCCACTATTGCCGAGCATGAAACCACAATAACTTCTTTAAACAAAAAATTAGAGGAGACTACTACCAATCTTAGTTCGGTTACAGAAGAGAAAGATAGTATGTCTTTTATTGGTTTGGCCGTATCAAAAGGTACATACAACTTTATATTGTGGACCATTATTGGCGGATTATTTTTATTACTTGGTTTATTCATCTATAAATTTAGAAATAGCAATATTCTTACTCAAGAAGCTAAACAAAACCTCTCTGATCTTGAAATTGAATATGAAGATCACAGAAGAAGATCTCTTGAACGAGAGCAAAAAATAAGTAGACAATTACAAGACGAATTAAATAAACACAAGAAAACTAAATAA
- the rplS gene encoding 50S ribosomal protein L19, producing the protein MESLIKFVQDEFVTKKEFPKFSAGDTITVYYEIKEGEKTRTQFFKGVVIQRRGTGSTETFTIRKMSGTVGVERIFPINLPALQKIEVNKRGKVRRSRIYYFRELTGKKARIKEVRG; encoded by the coding sequence ATGGAATCATTAATAAAATTTGTACAAGACGAATTCGTAACTAAAAAAGAATTTCCTAAATTTTCAGCTGGTGACACTATTACAGTGTACTATGAAATTAAGGAAGGTGAAAAAACAAGAACTCAGTTCTTTAAAGGTGTTGTTATTCAACGTAGAGGAACTGGCTCTACTGAAACTTTTACTATTCGTAAAATGTCAGGAACGGTTGGTGTTGAGCGTATCTTCCCAATTAACTTACCTGCACTTCAAAAAATTGAAGTTAACAAACGTGGCAAAGTACGTAGATCTAGAATTTACTACTTCCGTGAATTAACTGGTAAGAAAGCTAGAATTAAAGAAGTAAGAGGTTAA
- the mltG gene encoding endolytic transglycosylase MltG — protein sequence MYIKRILLGIVLFGLIGGGIFAYMIYGIFFTPNTSFNNEEAFIYIPSNASENDIIEQMSPVLKDIDAFKSAAKRKGYLDNIKAGKYKVKEGMNNNEIVNSLRSGNLPVKVSFNNQESVYDLAGRIAGQIEADSVSLVKVFTDIDFLKANGFNDDNLISPYIPNSYEFFWNTSATGFRDRMLTEYKRFWNESRLEKAKKIGLQPNEVIALASIVHKETAKVDERPTVAGVYLNRLRTRMLLQADPTVIYAIKKETGNFDTIIKRVLYKDLEMNSPYNTYKYGGLPPGPIAMPDITAIDAVLNPKKHNYYYFVANVEKFGYHMFAENLAQHNRNKEQYIRWINAQKINR from the coding sequence ATGTATATAAAGCGTATTTTATTAGGTATTGTACTATTTGGGTTAATAGGAGGTGGCATCTTTGCTTATATGATTTATGGTATATTTTTTACTCCAAATACAAGTTTTAATAATGAAGAGGCTTTTATATATATTCCAAGCAATGCTTCTGAAAATGATATTATAGAACAAATGTCACCTGTTTTAAAAGATATAGATGCTTTTAAATCTGCGGCCAAAAGAAAGGGATACTTAGATAATATTAAAGCAGGTAAGTATAAGGTCAAGGAAGGTATGAATAATAATGAAATCGTTAATTCATTGCGTAGCGGTAATTTACCAGTTAAAGTTTCATTTAATAATCAAGAAAGTGTTTACGACTTAGCAGGTAGAATTGCTGGTCAAATAGAAGCGGATAGTGTTTCATTAGTGAAGGTGTTTACAGATATTGACTTTTTAAAGGCAAACGGATTTAATGATGATAATTTAATATCTCCTTACATTCCAAATAGTTATGAGTTTTTCTGGAATACATCAGCTACAGGTTTTAGAGATAGAATGCTAACAGAGTATAAACGGTTTTGGAACGAAAGTAGACTTGAAAAAGCAAAAAAAATAGGACTACAGCCAAATGAGGTAATTGCGTTAGCATCAATTGTGCATAAAGAAACAGCAAAAGTAGATGAACGACCTACAGTTGCTGGAGTGTATCTAAATCGCTTGAGAACACGAATGTTATTGCAGGCAGACCCAACAGTTATTTATGCTATAAAAAAAGAAACAGGGAATTTTGATACGATTATAAAAAGGGTGTTATATAAAGATTTAGAAATGAATTCACCATATAATACATATAAGTATGGTGGTTTACCTCCAGGACCAATTGCAATGCCCGATATTACTGCGATAGATGCAGTTTTAAACCCTAAAAAACATAATTATTATTATTTTGTTGCTAATGTAGAAAAGTTCGGTTATCACATGTTTGCAGAGAATTTAGCGCAGCATAACCGAAATAAAGAGCAATACATCCGATGGATTAATGCTCAGAAAATCAACAGATAA
- a CDS encoding glyceraldehyde-3-phosphate dehydrogenase, which produces MAPQTTFEKELAFQADRRKATTEFIKIVSDLWYDKSIEIVLFKNQVIDKNVSDIMHLHEYAGEFVQKPISIFDSVEILRSIADIPLPPSKLDIGKLTYEYHSDKNILTNVKAFVIEKLKTAQDFKDIEPKDVVLYGFGRIGRLVARELMSKTGKGNQLRLRAIVVRGNPSSENLEKRASLLKTDSVHGIFNGTVKVDSENQKLIINGTTVHVIYANMPEEIDYSEYGIKDALIIDNTGAFRNKEQLERHLKAKGASRVLLTAPGKEIANIVHGVNHLEYNPDDTELFSAASCTTNAITPILKAIEETLGIVKGHLETIHAYTNDQNLVDNMHGKYRRGRAAALNMVITETGAGEAVAKALPSLTGKLTSNAIRVPVPNGSLAILNLEISQKTSLEGVNSMIKKYALEGDLVEQIKYSLDKELVSSDIIGTSAPSIYDSMATIVSSTGKNIILYIWYDNEYGYSHQVIRLAKYIAKVRRYTYY; this is translated from the coding sequence ATGGCTCCACAAACCACATTTGAAAAAGAGCTCGCATTTCAAGCCGACCGTAGAAAAGCTACGACCGAATTTATCAAAATCGTCAGTGATCTCTGGTACGATAAATCAATTGAAATTGTTCTTTTTAAAAATCAGGTTATCGATAAAAATGTAAGTGATATTATGCATTTACATGAATATGCCGGTGAATTTGTACAAAAACCAATTTCAATTTTTGATTCAGTAGAAATATTACGTTCTATTGCCGATATTCCACTACCCCCGTCTAAACTAGATATTGGTAAACTAACGTATGAATATCATTCCGATAAAAATATTTTAACCAATGTAAAAGCATTTGTAATTGAAAAGCTTAAAACAGCACAAGACTTTAAAGACATTGAACCAAAAGATGTTGTTTTGTATGGTTTTGGAAGAATTGGGCGGTTAGTGGCACGAGAGCTAATGTCTAAAACCGGTAAAGGCAATCAATTAAGACTTAGGGCAATTGTAGTTAGAGGAAACCCAAGTAGTGAAAACCTTGAAAAAAGAGCTAGTTTATTAAAAACTGATTCTGTCCATGGTATTTTTAATGGAACTGTAAAAGTAGATTCGGAAAACCAAAAACTAATAATCAATGGCACCACAGTTCATGTTATTTACGCAAATATGCCAGAAGAAATAGATTATTCTGAATATGGAATAAAAGATGCTTTAATTATTGATAATACGGGTGCGTTTAGAAATAAAGAACAATTAGAACGTCATTTAAAAGCTAAAGGCGCATCAAGAGTATTATTAACCGCTCCTGGAAAAGAGATTGCTAATATCGTACATGGCGTAAATCATTTAGAATACAACCCAGATGATACGGAATTGTTTTCTGCAGCATCTTGTACAACTAATGCTATAACTCCAATCTTAAAAGCTATAGAGGAAACTCTAGGCATAGTTAAAGGTCACTTAGAAACCATACACGCTTATACAAACGACCAAAATTTAGTCGACAACATGCACGGTAAGTATAGACGGGGTCGTGCGGCAGCACTAAACATGGTAATTACAGAGACAGGTGCGGGCGAAGCCGTTGCCAAAGCTTTGCCGTCTTTAACAGGTAAGTTAACATCGAATGCGATTCGAGTTCCTGTGCCAAATGGTTCATTAGCTATTCTTAATCTTGAGATATCTCAAAAAACGTCATTAGAGGGTGTAAACTCTATGATTAAGAAATATGCTCTAGAGGGCGATTTAGTAGAGCAAATTAAATATTCTTTAGATAAAGAATTGGTATCGTCAGATATTATTGGCACTTCGGCCCCATCTATTTACGACAGTATGGCTACTATTGTATCGAGTACTGGCAAGAATATTATTTTGTATATCTGGTATGATAATGAATATGGGTATTCGCATCAAGTTATTAGATTAGCGAAATATATTGCCAAAGTACGTCGTTATACTTATTATTAA
- a CDS encoding GNAT family N-acetyltransferase → MINIKKITGSQVADIYHLFDNYRVFYKMKSDTKAAAVFLDDRMLNEESIIFAAYSNKVAIGFVQLYFTFSSVSLEKSLLLNDLFVDSNFRNKSVGKALLLKSQEYCRINGYKGLALETAIDNPAQKLYEKLGWLKDNHCFHYFWQVK, encoded by the coding sequence ATGATAAACATTAAAAAAATTACGGGATCTCAAGTGGCGGATATTTATCATTTATTTGATAATTATAGAGTTTTCTATAAAATGAAATCAGATACCAAAGCAGCAGCTGTTTTCCTTGATGATAGAATGTTAAATGAGGAATCTATAATTTTTGCTGCCTACAGTAACAAAGTAGCCATTGGTTTTGTTCAATTGTACTTTACCTTCTCATCAGTAAGCTTAGAGAAATCTTTACTACTGAATGATTTGTTTGTCGACTCCAATTTTAGAAATAAATCCGTAGGCAAAGCGTTGCTCTTGAAATCACAAGAGTATTGCAGAATTAATGGATACAAGGGGCTTGCATTAGAAACAGCTATAGACAACCCAGCTCAAAAGCTATATGAGAAATTAGGGTGGTTAAAAGATAATCACTGTTTTCATTACTTTTGGCAGGTGAAATAA
- a CDS encoding GNAT family N-acetyltransferase — MVTLKGNHIYLRALEQNDLDFLFELENDTDVWELSGTITPYSKNVLQLYLDNAHRDLFDVKQLRLVICDLNEKAVGLIDVFDFEPNHKRAGIGIIILDKEQRNKGFGGEAVSILCNYLFNILGLRQIYANILEENVASLHLFKKLGFVEIGIKKDWIRDKNTFKNEILLQKINR, encoded by the coding sequence ATGGTAACATTAAAAGGAAATCACATTTATTTAAGAGCCTTAGAGCAAAACGATTTAGATTTTCTATTTGAACTTGAGAATGATACGGATGTATGGGAATTAAGTGGAACAATTACCCCGTATTCAAAAAATGTATTGCAGTTGTATTTAGATAACGCCCATAGAGACTTGTTCGATGTAAAACAATTAAGATTGGTTATATGTGACCTAAATGAAAAGGCTGTTGGGTTAATAGATGTATTTGATTTTGAGCCCAATCATAAAAGAGCGGGTATCGGTATAATAATTCTGGATAAGGAGCAAAGAAATAAAGGTTTTGGTGGTGAGGCTGTTTCGATATTATGTAATTACCTTTTTAATATACTTGGTTTAAGACAAATTTATGCTAATATATTAGAGGAAAATGTAGCTAGTTTGCATTTGTTTAAAAAATTAGGATTCGTCGAAATTGGTATAAAGAAAGACTGGATTAGGGATAAGAATACATTTAAGAATGAAATTTTATTACAAAAAATAAATAGGTAA
- a CDS encoding low molecular weight protein-tyrosine-phosphatase, with protein MKVLMVCLGNICRSPLAEGILKSKVNDAQVHVDSAGTGGYHLGNAPDPRSIEVARKHGLDISSQVCRKFNVLDFDEFDIIYAMDKSNYANIIDLARNKIDAQKVKLLLNELNSAHKEVPDPYYNSEEGFENVFQMIDQACDVIAARLENK; from the coding sequence ATGAAGGTGTTGATGGTTTGCCTAGGAAATATATGCAGGTCTCCATTGGCAGAAGGCATACTTAAAAGTAAAGTAAATGATGCACAAGTACATGTTGATTCAGCGGGTACCGGAGGATACCACCTTGGTAATGCGCCAGACCCGAGATCTATAGAAGTAGCTAGAAAACATGGTTTAGATATTAGTTCTCAAGTATGCAGAAAATTTAATGTTTTAGATTTTGATGAGTTTGATATTATATATGCCATGGACAAAAGTAACTATGCCAATATTATTGATTTAGCAAGAAATAAGATAGATGCGCAAAAAGTAAAGCTACTTTTAAACGAATTAAACTCAGCACACAAGGAGGTCCCCGATCCTTATTATAATTCTGAAGAAGGTTTTGAGAATGTTTTTCAAATGATTGACCAAGCATGCGATGTCATTGCTGCAAGATTAGAAAATAAATAA
- the dapF gene encoding diaminopimelate epimerase, with product MEYTFYKYQGTGNDFVMIDNRNNQFPKDNVELIAKLCNRRFGVGADGLILLENDENTDFKMMYFNADGRESSMCGNGGRCIVAFAHFLGVIGKETIFVAVDGVHEAIIENDVISLKMVNVHEVKEKGDALFMNTGSPHHVQLVNELKSFNVVKEGARLRYGVYGEKGSNINFVEKNELGGFNIRTYERGVEDETLSCGTGVTAVALGMYHLGRTNENKVRVRALGGHLEVTFDVNNGVYSNIFLKGEAKQVFKGELSW from the coding sequence ATGGAATATACATTTTATAAATATCAAGGAACTGGAAATGATTTTGTGATGATAGATAATCGCAATAATCAATTTCCAAAGGATAATGTAGAATTGATTGCAAAACTTTGTAATCGTAGATTTGGCGTAGGTGCTGATGGATTAATTTTACTAGAAAATGATGAGAATACAGATTTTAAAATGATGTATTTTAATGCAGATGGAAGAGAGAGCAGTATGTGTGGCAACGGAGGAAGATGCATAGTTGCTTTTGCTCATTTTCTTGGCGTAATTGGCAAGGAAACTATTTTTGTTGCAGTTGATGGGGTGCACGAAGCTATTATTGAAAACGATGTTATCAGTTTAAAAATGGTCAATGTTCATGAAGTAAAAGAAAAAGGAGATGCACTATTTATGAATACGGGATCTCCACATCATGTACAATTAGTGAATGAGCTGAAATCATTTAATGTAGTTAAAGAAGGTGCTCGGTTACGTTATGGGGTGTACGGCGAAAAAGGAAGTAATATCAATTTTGTAGAAAAAAATGAATTGGGCGGATTCAATATACGAACCTATGAAAGAGGTGTTGAAGATGAAACATTGTCATGTGGTACGGGTGTAACTGCTGTTGCATTGGGTATGTATCATTTAGGAAGAACTAATGAAAACAAAGTTCGGGTTAGGGCGCTTGGTGGTCATCTGGAGGTTACTTTCGATGTGAATAATGGCGTTTATAGTAACATATTCCTTAAAGGTGAAGCTAAACAAGTTTTTAAAGGAGAGTTATCATGGTAA
- a CDS encoding SAM-dependent methyltransferase, protein MSTQNGKKGNVYLIPSTLGDMAPLEVLPISIKQTIERLDYYVVENEKTARHFIKKISPRKSQPSLKLSVLNKFTEPQEIPNFLNPCLDGFDVGILSEAGCPGIADPGAAVVKIAHEKNIQVVPLVGPSSILLALMASGMNGQNFAFNGYLPIDGSDRKKYIKNLERKSKEDNQSQIFIETPYRNNKMLEELIKTLAPSTRICVAADITLPAEYIKTKTAINWKKENVDLHKRPAIFIIQA, encoded by the coding sequence ATGAGCACACAAAACGGGAAAAAAGGTAATGTTTACTTGATACCTTCAACATTAGGTGACATGGCACCTTTAGAGGTGTTACCTATTTCTATAAAACAAACTATAGAACGTTTAGACTACTATGTAGTTGAAAATGAAAAAACCGCTCGCCATTTTATTAAAAAAATAAGCCCTAGAAAATCACAACCTTCTTTAAAACTATCGGTTCTCAACAAGTTTACTGAGCCACAGGAGATTCCTAACTTTCTAAATCCTTGTTTAGATGGTTTCGATGTAGGAATTCTTTCGGAAGCAGGTTGCCCTGGTATTGCCGACCCCGGTGCGGCAGTCGTTAAAATAGCACATGAAAAAAATATTCAAGTAGTTCCATTAGTAGGCCCCTCCTCTATTTTACTTGCATTAATGGCTAGTGGAATGAATGGCCAAAATTTTGCATTTAACGGCTACTTACCTATAGACGGATCTGACCGTAAAAAGTACATAAAAAATTTGGAACGTAAATCTAAAGAAGATAACCAATCTCAAATTTTTATAGAAACACCCTACAGAAATAATAAAATGCTAGAGGAATTAATTAAAACATTAGCTCCTAGCACTAGAATTTGTGTAGCAGCAGACATCACTCTACCCGCCGAATACATAAAAACAAAGACGGCAATAAACTGGAAGAAAGAAAATGTAGATTTACACAAACGACCCGCTATTTTTATTATTCAGGCATAA
- a CDS encoding S1C family serine protease, producing MKRIASLLLVSIFAGAITLGAYKLFFEKENFTIISQENPNEIVNASYTPTSAKGAGINEVDFTNAAENTVNAVVHVKNITLSKGPTSIIDFFYGSSGSSVVPHVGTGSGVIISSDGYIVTNNHVITRANQLQVTLNNNRTYNADLIGTDPNSDIALIKIDPDEKLPYLAFGDSDQTKIGEWVLAVGNPFNLTSTVTAGIVSAKARNLGKNQSFIQTDAAVNPGNSGGALVNTNGDLIGINTAITSQTGSYVGYSFAVPSNIAKKVIQDILEYGNVQKGFMGISPAPVNTRDAIEKGINNIDGVYVELVEEESAAQEAGIEIGDIIKKVDEIVVHKYPDLTGYLSTKRPGDTLQFSIERNNELLILPLTLKERQKLIVPEMGLEVKNLTAHDKKVYKTQTGVKIIGVPERYRGYGLSEKVIVKIDEIEIGNIEDAYNAFGAIPKYGKTVITMVGSNGVQDRLIFQ from the coding sequence ATGAAAAGAATAGCAAGCCTTCTGCTTGTTTCCATTTTTGCAGGTGCAATTACATTGGGGGCGTATAAATTATTTTTTGAAAAAGAGAACTTTACGATTATATCACAAGAGAATCCCAACGAAATTGTAAATGCAAGCTACACACCTACTTCTGCAAAAGGTGCCGGAATTAATGAGGTCGATTTCACCAATGCTGCAGAAAACACAGTAAATGCCGTTGTACACGTTAAAAACATTACCCTTAGCAAAGGACCCACTAGCATAATCGATTTCTTTTATGGCTCTAGCGGTAGTTCCGTAGTGCCACATGTTGGTACAGGTTCTGGAGTAATCATTTCATCTGACGGATATATCGTTACAAATAATCATGTTATAACTAGAGCTAATCAATTACAAGTTACACTTAATAATAACCGTACTTATAATGCCGATTTGATAGGAACTGACCCTAATTCTGATATTGCATTAATTAAAATAGACCCAGATGAAAAATTGCCTTATTTAGCATTTGGCGATTCTGATCAAACAAAAATTGGTGAATGGGTATTAGCCGTAGGTAACCCTTTTAACCTTACTTCTACCGTTACTGCAGGTATTGTAAGTGCTAAGGCGCGAAACCTTGGAAAAAATCAATCTTTTATACAGACTGATGCTGCTGTAAATCCAGGAAATTCTGGCGGTGCATTGGTAAATACAAATGGAGATTTAATAGGAATTAACACGGCCATCACTTCCCAAACAGGGTCATATGTGGGTTATTCTTTTGCAGTACCTAGCAACATTGCAAAAAAGGTTATTCAAGACATTTTAGAATATGGAAATGTTCAAAAAGGTTTTATGGGCATAAGCCCTGCACCTGTAAATACCAGGGATGCAATAGAAAAAGGAATAAATAATATTGATGGTGTTTATGTTGAATTGGTTGAGGAAGAATCTGCCGCCCAAGAGGCAGGAATTGAAATTGGAGATATTATTAAAAAGGTAGATGAAATAGTCGTTCATAAATACCCCGATTTAACTGGATATCTTTCAACAAAAAGACCTGGCGATACCTTGCAATTTAGTATAGAAAGAAATAATGAGCTATTGATATTACCCTTAACACTAAAAGAAAGGCAAAAATTAATAGTACCGGAAATGGGATTGGAAGTAAAGAATTTAACCGCTCATGACAAAAAGGTATATAAAACCCAAACCGGAGTAAAAATAATTGGCGTACCAGAAAGATATAGAGGTTATGGGTTATCGGAAAAAGTAATAGTTAAAATTGATGAAATTGAAATTGGGAATATAGAGGACGCTTATAATGCGTTTGGAGCAATACCAAAATATGGTAAAACGGTTATTACCATGGTTGGTTCCAACGGTGTACAGGACCGACTCATCTTTCAATAG